ATCATCTCCACCATTTACTATGGCCTAGCATTACTATCAATTCTGAAACAAATCTTGCAGTTTACAGTCACGGCTTGTTCTGGTGGCTATTATACGCATACGAATACATACTTATCTTTGGCGGATTTTATTTTCTCATCAATGCGGCTTTCCGATATGGCGCTTTTTACACGCTCCAGAACCTTGCTCTTATCGTAGGCGCCATTCTACCCATAACCGGGAATCTGATCTATGTTTTTGGGAAAAATCCGATTTCTGGGATAGATTGGACGCCCGTTGGGTTCGCTTTGTCAGGAGTCCTCCTTGCGTGGGGCATTCTAAATCTGAAATTTTTTAAACTTGCCCCAATTGCTAGAACCGTTATCGTGGAAAACATGGTTGACGGCGTCATTGTATTGGATTCAAAAAACCAAATCGTTGATACAAATCCTGCGTGTTCGATCATCTTGCAACGCGATATCAAACAGATAATTGGCTCAGATATTTACCAATTATTCCCTTTAACATTCGATTTGGATCAATTTTTACAATCTATAGATTATTTGCAAAAAGAAATCGACCTAAGCAATATAAAACCGGTACATAACTATGAATTACGACTTTCTATCATTCACGACCGGTTTAATCGAATGATTGGAAAAATTCTGGTTCTCCGCGACATAACCGAACAGAAAAAGATTGAAGCGGAACGGGAGAAACTCATCACTGAACTTCAGAATGCAACGAATAAAGCCAAAACGTTAAGCGGTCTCTTGCCGATCTGCGCCAGCTGCAAAAAAATCCGTGACGATGAAGGTTACTGGCACAACGTCGAAGAATACATCCAAACTCATTCCGAAGCTGATTTTACTCACGGAATCTGTCCGGAGTGTATGCAAAAATATTACCCGGATATCGCCGCAAAGGTTAAATCTCGCCAAGATAAAAAAACCGGTTAGCACCTTATTACTTAAAATACAGGTTATGTCTCTTTAAAAATGGTTGGCTAACTTCAGTCCGACAATTCCGGAAAGTATAACAACGATGCAGACGATTCGAAAAAGAGTGGCCGGTTCGTGAAATAACAGAATTCCAAGCATCGCCGTTCCAACGACACCGATTCCCGTCCAAACTGCATACGCCGTCCCGATCGGAATAATCCTGATTGCCATCGATAATAGACCAAAAATTATAAACATCGCAGTTATTGTATAGATTGAAGGTATCAGTCTCGAAAAACCTTCCGTATATTTCATTCCGACTGCCCATACCACCTCAAAAAGTCCGGCAATAATCAGAATTATCCAAGATGCATTTGAACACAGTTTAACCGATAGATTCAGCATTTCTTTCTCTTTCTAGCCACAAAGTCACAAGGGCACAATGACCGTCGCAAATTCTTTGCGACCTTCCTCATTACTTTATCCCAAACTTATCCGCCAAGGCGGACAGGCTCGCTAATTTACTCACAATTTTATCATCCTATTCAACAATACATTCAATCCGCCAAAGGAGAACAAGTCCAATCGACCCCGCAGTCTTTTCCTGCTTTCTAATTTATTTCTCATTGACCGTTTCCCGATTAAAAACCTGCGCTGAAAATATCTGAATTTCGGCGCTTTTATCTTTCCATGCATCACGAGGAAGTCCTGCTTTCAGACAAGTTTGTCCCAGAAACGTCTCTCTATCCCAGCCGTAATCAGTAGCAACCTGCGGAAGGAGTAGCCCCTGATAATAACCGCGACGAATGATGATGCCATGTTTCCCGACTTCGATCACATTCGGATTTGTGATTACTTCTGGAACAGTAAGAACGGAAACTTCGACGGTGATATCTTTCAGTTCGCGTTCTGAAACAGGCTGAAATCGCGGGTCTTCCAGCGCCGCCGATTTAGCGACTTTCATTACCGTTTCATAAAGCGGATAAATCGGTAAAATATATCCGATACATCCGCGCAATTCGTGATTCTTTTCGAGCGTCACGAACGCGCCGCGATTTTCTTTCATTTTCGGTGGAATTTCTTTGAGATTTGGCATCGATTGGCTGGTTACAACCGCTTTGACCGTCGCTTCGGCGAGATCCAATAGCCAAACTTGTTCGTCATGCTTCAGTTCGCCTTTATTCAAGATTGATGAATCAATTCTCACTTCCTCTTTTACCTTCTCATTTCGATACATCACCGCGGCACAATATCCGACGACTTGTGATTTACTCCCGCCGGGAACGTCGCCGCTATTTGCGTATTTCAGAATTTTTACGCGATTGGCTCCCACTTTTTGAGCGGCAATCATAATGGCTACGACCGCCGCGCCGCCGCAAGCTTCATAATCACGCTCGTACAATCCAGTATAAAGCGCTTTTGGATTCATCCGTTCGATCTGCGTCATAAATTTCTGATCGATCGCCTTGCACTGGTTGTACGGATGATAATGCGAAAGATCGGTGGATGCGATGAGAAGAACATTTTCCTTCGAGGCGATCTCGCCCAATTTTTGACCCAGCGATTCGATCACTTGATAATCCATCGTTCCAATGACAATCGGAATAATAGGCACATTTCCGAAAATGGTTTGCAGAAACGGCAACTGAATTTCCAGCGCATGTTCGCCGCGCTCCAGCATTTTCGCAACATGACCGACCGATGAGAATTTTACTAACCCGTTTTTCGTCTCGCAAAGCGCCGCCAACTTTTTATCAACAGGCATCTTGCCAAGCGGTGTAACATAAGAATCGCCGGGATAAATTGCGGCATACTGAAAATATTCGATATGCGACGGAGAGACAACAATAACCGCGTCGTATTTCTGATCTTTGACCTCGTTGTAGGCATAAGCCGCGACCTGCCCGCTGTAAAATATTCCGGCATGCGGAGCAATCAGCGCGATGGGCTTGACACTTAGAATCTTCTTCCCTGTCTGGCTAAAAAACCGCTGAAGCGTGGCGGATAATTCACCGAGATTGTCGGGGTAAAACGATCCTGCCGCCGCCGGTTGCCTGTCCTGCGCTCCTGCGGCACGAAACATCAGGCAGACGAAAAGCAACAGAAACGAAAAAGTAAATAGGTGATTCATATTACCTCCAGATTCCGGGAATTTTTGCTTGACAAACGCTGCACTTTCCATCGACAATTTTATTAGAGATGACAGAAAAACCAGCGCGTTCGATTAAGAGACTTCCGCAGTAAGGACAGTACGTATTCTCCTTCTTATTTGGGGGAACATTCCCGATGTAAACGTACTGAATTCCCGCTTCCCGCGCAATTTCGTAAGCCGTTTCCAGCGTCCGCGTCGGCGTTGGTGGAAGATTATTCATCTGATAATGCGGATAAAAGCGCGTAAAATGAACCGGCGTGTCGGTTCCAAGATTATTCACGACCCAGCGACTTAACTCGCGCAAAGAATTGCGATCATCATTCTGCGTTGGAATGACCAAATTGACGATTTCCAACCAAACGCCCTGTTCTTTAATCCGAACCATCGTATCAAGGACAGGCTTCATCGACCCTGAGACAACTTCTGAATAGAATTTTTCCGAAAACGCCTTAAAATCGACCTTATATGCGGAAAGAACTTTGCATAAATCCAGCAGAGGCTGTTTTTGGATAAATCCATTGGAAATCATCACGCTGTGAACGCCGCGTTGTTTGGCAAGCGCCGCCGTGTCAAGAATATATTCAATAAAAATCGTCGGCTCGTTATAGGTAAAGGCTATCGTCGGCGACTGTTGGGATTTCGTCAAACTGACTAAGGCTTCTGGGGACAAATATTCGAATGGGATATCTTCCGGCTTAACCTGTGCAATATTCCAATTCTGGCAGAATTTGCATTGAACATTACATCCGGCAGTGGCAACCGAAACCGCCGTCGTTCCCGGCAAAAAGTGGAATAGCGGTTTTTTCTCGATCGGATCGAGGTTAATTGTACATAACCTTCCGTAAACTAATGTGTGATAGACGCCATCCCGGTTTTCGCGCACCCTGCAATAACCGCGTTGTCCCGGCGAAACGATGCAACTCTTCGGGCAAAGCTGACACTGAATGTTCTTCCCATCCAACTTTTTATAATAGCGAGCCTCACGAATGTACGGCTGTTCCGATTTCCCGGCAAAGGCATCACAAACAAATGTCGGCGCTATGACCACTCCGGCTAAACCTGTTGCCATTTTCAGGCAAAAGTCACGGCGAGACTGATCGACGCCATCAGCCAATGAGTCGCTCGTTTTGATAAATTTTCGTTTTTTCATCGCTACACTTACCACCAGAAATTAATTGGTATTGAAATCGAATTCAAGAGCAAATATATTGTTTTTTCCATATATTCGCTTACTCACTGACAGATAAGGAAGTTAGCAGTAAAAATTTTCTTGGTTCTTTCCACATTCCGTTTACATTTGTCCCATAATGAGTTTTTATGCAATGTATTGTTCCGCGCTGATGATTTAGTCATTGCGCAATTTGAGAAGCCTGATGAAGAACCAAAGTCTATCGTCCCGCTCCGCAAAGTCTTTCTGAAATATCCGTTTCAGGTTTAGTCCTGAACCTGCCTAACGACAAATCAGGTGGAATCAAGAAGATTTCATGAATACGAATTGCACCGATAACAAAAAAAGGAAATGGAATGGACAATCCCACAGGAATCCTGTTTTTTCCTATGTTTCGTTCCATCTTTCCCGTCACTCCCCGGAAAGCGCCGAACTATCTAAAATCGAGAACAACCTCATTGCGGATGAGAATGGTTCCATTCCTGATTAGAATAACGCCTTTCCGGATGTGAACGACTTCATTCCGAAGCAGAATAACTCCTTTCCTGATGAGAACAACCCATTTCCGGAAAGGAATAACTCCATTCCTGATGAGAACAATTCCACTTCTTGCGGGAATGATCTCATTATTGGAAAGAATGACCGCATCACGGAAACGAATGGCGTTCTGCAGAACTTTTACCATGAAATCCCGCTCGAATCTGACCATCGAATTCCAGATACTGGAAAGATAGAAAACAGAAAAAGAACAAGAAAAAACAGAAGGAGGCCGAAATGGCAATGTCACAAAGTAACGTAATTCAGGATGCGGGGGTCGCGCTGGCCGCCGCGAAGAATCATGCAACGGAACTTGCAGAGGTCGGTATCACCACCGAAGATGTTGGGCGCGTCGAAACGCTCATTACAACCCTGACGGAGAAGGATTTCCAGCATAAGGAGAGCATAAGCCACGTCAGGCGGCTGACCGACGAACAGAACCTGCTGATTGGAAGAGGCCAGTTCATCATCGGGAAAATTCAATCCGCCGCAAAGGTGCAATTTTTCCGCAACAAGAACGTCCTGATCGAATTCCACATCGGAAAAGAAAAAGACAAAACCGTCGCCGAGGTCCTGAACGAATTGGGGTACATGAAGGGACTGATGGTAACCTATGCGTCTCAACTGACGGCACGCGGCATCAAAGAGGTTGATTTGACGGAACTCAATGCCTGCCACACGGAACTTCAGGAGAAAGACCGCGAACAGGAAAACGCCAAACGCCTGCAAGTCCAGATTGGCGCAGAACGGAACGCGGCTCTCGCCGAATTGAAAGACGCGGTGGCGCTGATTCGTCAGTCCGCCAAGACTTGTTTCCGCGGAAATAAGACGATCCTCAACGAATTCAAGTCAATTCTCAAGGCGCGGAAACCGAAAACTCCGGACACGCCCGTACCGCCCGAAAACGCCTGATGCGCGTTTGACAAGGAAACCGAATCACAAGTCGTCCAAAAGCCTTCCGAAGGAAAACCTTCGGAAGGCCGGATTCCTATTTGAAAAGATAACGTGGGCGGTATGTTTTTTTCTCTTTCGTTTTCTTCCTACAGCCCGCGACTGTTTAAACTGTGAAAATCTGCTTGTTTCATGTTGGAAAATAAGTTACAACCTTTCTCTTGACATGAAAGATATTCCTTTGTAAAATGACAATGAAGGCATTTTTTACAATGAATACTGAAAATCCAATATTAAACAGTCCTTATAATGAACCCCTTCTGCATTACGCAACCGATACCGACGGCGCGCTGAACTATAGCGACATCCGTCCGGGAAGACGAATCTTCACACCTGATATTCAGGTCATTCCGACCAAACAGGGTCCTCAATCGGAAATCTTTGAGGTCAACGACACGCCAGGACAATACGGGAGTCACCTCATCAATCTCTGCCGGAGAGAAGTAGGGATCTGGAGAAATCAAAACTATCCCAACACAACCAGGGTCACCAAAGAACTTCTGATCTTTTGGTTTGAAAATCCAGATAGACACGCAGTTAAAAAACTATTCTTTGCTCAACGGGAAGCTATCGAAACAGCCGTCTGGTTAAATGAAGTCGCGGACAAATCAAACGCCGGGCAAAACATCCTGAATGTAATTCAGGAAGGACAGCGAAAAGAAATTGATGATCTTTCAAGTCAACTTCCCAGAATTGCTTTTAAAATGGCGACGGGAACCGGGAAAACGGTCGTTATTGCCTGCTTCATTCTCTATCACTATTTCAACAGACAGGAATATCGCAACGACACACGCTTTGCCGATTACTTCTTAGTACTTACGCCCGGAGTGACCATCAAAGACCGTCTGGGTGTTTTGTTCGTTGATACCAACCATAAAAATCCGAACGAAATTGAAGATTACTATCACATTCGAGGATTAACGCCAAAACATCTCGAAACTCGACTTGAAAACCTCAACGCACGATTGATTGTTACAAATTATCATACTTTTGAACCAAAAACACTACAAGGTAACAAGCGTGGTGTCTATGATGGAAAAGTTGATTTGAACGGAAATAAGATTGATTCCGGGAATTCAGAGGATTTTTCAATTGTCGTTAAAAGAACTTTGGGAAAATTCAAATCCGGAACCCGTTTGCTCATTATCAACGACGAAGCACATCACTGCTATTTGCCAAAGTCAAAGGGAAAGACCTCTGACAACGAAGAATCCGATGAAAACGCCCGCGCCGCCGTCTGGTTTACCGGTATCAAAGAAATTTCACGGCGATTCAAAGTCCAGCAAGTGTATGATCTTTCTGCGACTCCATACTACCTTAAAGGTTCCGGCTATCAGGCGTATGATTTATTCCCGTGGACGGTTATCGATTTTGGATTGATAGAGGCTATCGAATCCGGGCTTGTTAAGATTCCATTTATCCCGGAAAGCGATAATACTCAAGAATTGAAAATGCCAGTTCTTCGTAACTTGTATGAACATATAAAAAATGATTTACCTCAAAAGGGACAAAAGCGAAGGAAATCAGAAGCAAAAGAAGAAGGTTCTAACGTAAAGGAACTTCCACCAAAATTACCCAGACTGCTTAAAATTGCTTTAGATCAATTCTATGAACACTATGAAGATTATGATAAAGGGTGCCGCGAACAACAGGAAGAAGCCAAAAACCTGTTGACGTCACCCCCCGTTTTTATTATTGTTTGCAATAATACGTCCGTTTCAAAAGAAGTTTATAAATATATCGCTGGTTATGAATTCGAAGATCCCAACGGAGCGGTTCG
This Candidatus Marinimicrobia bacterium CG08_land_8_20_14_0_20_45_22 DNA region includes the following protein-coding sequences:
- a CDS encoding quaternary ammonium compound-resistance protein SugE → MLNLSVKLCSNASWIILIIAGLFEVVWAVGMKYTEGFSRLIPSIYTITAMFIIFGLLSMAIRIIPIGTAYAVWTGIGVVGTAMLGILLFHEPATLFRIVCIVVILSGIVGLKLANHF
- the amrS gene encoding AmmeMemoRadiSam system radical SAM enzyme, whose protein sequence is MREARYYKKLDGKNIQCQLCPKSCIVSPGQRGYCRVRENRDGVYHTLVYGRLCTINLDPIEKKPLFHFLPGTTAVSVATAGCNVQCKFCQNWNIAQVKPEDIPFEYLSPEALVSLTKSQQSPTIAFTYNEPTIFIEYILDTAALAKQRGVHSVMISNGFIQKQPLLDLCKVLSAYKVDFKAFSEKFYSEVVSGSMKPVLDTMVRIKEQGVWLEIVNLVIPTQNDDRNSLRELSRWVVNNLGTDTPVHFTRFYPHYQMNNLPPTPTRTLETAYEIAREAGIQYVYIGNVPPNKKENTYCPYCGSLLIERAGFSVISNKIVDGKCSVCQAKIPGIWR
- a CDS encoding restriction endonuclease subunit R, producing the protein MNTENPILNSPYNEPLLHYATDTDGALNYSDIRPGRRIFTPDIQVIPTKQGPQSEIFEVNDTPGQYGSHLINLCRREVGIWRNQNYPNTTRVTKELLIFWFENPDRHAVKKLFFAQREAIETAVWLNEVADKSNAGQNILNVIQEGQRKEIDDLSSQLPRIAFKMATGTGKTVVIACFILYHYFNRQEYRNDTRFADYFLVLTPGVTIKDRLGVLFVDTNHKNPNEIEDYYHIRGLTPKHLETRLENLNARLIVTNYHTFEPKTLQGNKRGVYDGKVDLNGNKIDSGNSEDFSIVVKRTLGKFKSGTRLLIINDEAHHCYLPKSKGKTSDNEESDENARAAVWFTGIKEISRRFKVQQVYDLSATPYYLKGSGYQAYDLFPWTVIDFGLIEAIESGLVKIPFIPESDNTQELKMPVLRNLYEHIKNDLPQKGQKRRKSEAKEEGSNVKELPPKLPRLLKIALDQFYEHYEDYDKGCREQQEEAKNLLTSPPVFIIVCNNTSVSKEVYKYIAGYEFEDPNGAVRTVPGIKEMFSNYDISTGRPLKRPPTLLIDSDALENNNQINDDFKKIFASEIGEFKRDYVRIHGQGSTEKITETEILREVVNTVGKPGKLGSHIRCVVSVSMLTEGWDANTVTHIMGIRAFGSQLLCEQVAGRALRRVNYTLKGYDKEGNPTEDKRKITAYKFPPEYAHIIGVPFKMFKGGKTPPPPPPQKTTKIFAMEARQSLYEITFPNVVGYRIDNTDGKITHDFSGIENFQIQGNMTPIRTKLANAFSPQEIELKIQSVLEKRDAEIIFWLTKELINVHFSDDDGNKQFQKFGKLKKIVEEWYKTKVELLNIRGDQYKRLLYFENLKTVVDHIARGINTDKNTSDFIRPFFNYYNKFNSTKYVFGQTTKEVYWTTKSHVNAVVMDSGWEGIAAKSLEELDEVVSYVKNQFLGLAIPYVKDGKDHSYFPDFVARVIGKDSKSKNLLIEISGMSQDKAEKKWFVENRWLPAVNAVKDKYQYPEWHFIEIANDIRNIKNELIEKINSL